Below is a window of Littorina saxatilis isolate snail1 linkage group LG2, US_GU_Lsax_2.0, whole genome shotgun sequence DNA.
ATGACAGGAGACTATGAAAATAAATAGAATATCACAAGCATGATAGCTGTGAACATTTATGCTGTGAGGTAACTAATTCCTGTTTCAGACAGGAATAAGTAGGGATATATATAACTCTCAATATTgggtgggtttttgttttttttgcttttgtttattttgttcttttttctgtttgtatgtttgtctgttttcttttgtttaaaatAATGTGAAAAGCAGACCTAGTGTAAATAAATCGATGGTAAAATTAGCGAGGAAGAGAACAGGAAAACAGTGACAAGACATTGGGGCTTTCCTttcaatacatgtattattttCTGTGATGTGGTGGCAGACACTTAAACTGATAGTTGTCTGGTCATGGTTTCTTGCACATGGCTATTTATCCTTGGattttgtaaaaacacacacaagctgtTAAAGGCACGACAAAATATTGTTATGATAAAACAAAGCTCATTGCAGGTTGTGTGCTATGGTTGTTGCAGAGCTTACCATGGCCATGTGATATCATTGATCAACATCAGTCGCTACAAACTGGACGGAATGGTGGACAACGTTCACAAACAGCCAGACTACGTGCATGTGGTGAGAGCATAactacagagtgtgtgtgtatgtgtgcgtgcatgcgtgcgtacgtgtgtgtgcatgtgtgtgtgtgtgtgtgtgtgtgcagatttTCATCACTAAAAGGTGCATCCTTTATTCTCAACTTTGTCTCCTGAGACCTGTTGACCGTTTCCGCTGAAGATGAGTGCTCATGTACCCACATGGCATGTTTACCTAACAACAAGGTGTTGTGCATTTTACAACAAAGCTCCTTGAAGTCCCGAAAATCACTGGTATgcatgggcggggatgtagctcagtcggtagcgcgctggatttgtatccagttggccgctgtcagcgtgagttcgtccccacgttcggcgagagatttatttctcagagtcaactttgtgtgcagactctcctcggtgtccgaacaccccccgtgtgtacacgcaagcacaagaccaagtgcgcacgaaaaagatcctgtaatccatgtcagagttcggtgggttatagaaacacgaaaatacccagcatgcttcctccgaaagcggcgtatggctgcctaaatggcgggataaaaacggtcatacacgtaaaagccgtgggagtttcagcccatgaacgaacaaacaaacaaacaaactggtatGCATAAACATCTCTATCTGAGGATAATTATTTGAAAAGAATGAAATAAGCACAGCAGCTTTTAATAGTAATTAATGGAAAGCCTCATTTTCGGAAGGGTTTCTCTTTACTTTCAACACTTGGTTAAAAATAGACTGATATTTTTCTGCAGGTGCCTTGTCCAGACACCTATCGTGGCAAATTCCGTGACTGTGACTACCCAGGAGAGGACCTGGGGGCAAAGTACGCAGGAGAAGTGGACAGTGTCATTAAGGACGTCGAGAATAAAGGAAAGGGCGTGTGCTGCTTCATCGCAGAGTCCATGCAGAGCTGTGGCGGCCAGGTCATTTATCCTGAGGGCTATCTGCAGCGTGTTTATAAGTAAGACTCTTTTGTTTATCTCTCTTTATGTGGAGTGGGAGGTGGGGAATACAGGGAAGGACTTTGTGATGGGGAAGAAGGGaggggtgagacagagagtgtgtgtgcatgtctgtgtgtttgggggtgggggaggtgatgCAAATTTTGTTTTACTAGAAATGGTCATTTTAAAACACAAATGCGTTGCCAAAGGCatcaaataacaagtcgcgtaaggcaaaattactacatttagtcaaactgtggaactcacagaatgaaactgaacgcactgcattttttaacaatAACCATAGTCCgccactagtgcaaaaggcagtggaagtgatgagcctgtttagcgctgtagcggttgcgctgtgctgcatagcacgctttactgtacctctctttgttttagctttctgagcgtgtttttaatccaaacatatcatatctatatgtttttggaatcaggaaccaacgaggaataagatgaaatagtttttaaaacgatttcggaaatttaattttaatcatcatttttatatttttaattttcagagcttgtttttaatccgaatataacatatttatatgtttttggaatcagaacatgatgaaaaataaaataaaagtaattttggatcgttttataacaaaataattttaattacaattttcagatttttaatgaccaaagtcattaattaatgtttaagcctccaagctgaaatgcaataccgaagtccggcctttgtcaaagattgcttggtcaaaatttcatcaatttgaaaaatgaaggtgtgacagtgccgcctcaacttttacaaaaagccggatatgacgtcataaaagacatttatcgaaaaaatgaaaaaactgtctggggatatcatactcaggaactctcatgtaaaatttcataaagaacggtccagtagtttactctgaatcgctctacacacacacgcacagacacacagacacacacacacatacaccacgaccctcgtctcgattccccctctatgttaaaacatttagtcaaaacttgactaaatgtaaaaactattATTACAAGTACAGTATATAAGAAGAAAAATGTGCCCTCTCTGCATTCTTGTGTTGAATTTGACTGTTAATTTGTCACCAGCCTCGTCTGAACAGGATCAGAATATGCACAAGTTTTAATCACTGTTTTGGGTTTCAACAGAACTAACTCTAATACATGGGACTTTCACTTTATGGTGTTTCCACAACATCACAAATTTCTCTATATTACGACAGAATGCTTAGACCTGGAAAAAATTAATCAGGACCTACCGTTTTCTGAGGTCATCAAACGTGTGGCATTGTGCAATCGACAAGCCAGATTGCCATTTTTTAACAATTTGCAGTATGTATAGCTTCTGTGTCAGAAGACTGCGATATAGTGGAAGTATATGTATGATATCCTAACATAAGTACATACAGAAATTGCATCTAAACCTTAACTCGAAGCATAACTTAATTTGATCTCAGCATTTATGTCCGATTAATGTTTTTGATCGTGTCTTTGTGTTATTAGAAATGCaatgtggtgccaaaagaaaaaaatgtcaatgtttatgtaaaataaaaatggacattaaaatgttcttatcttatcttatctttggGTTAATGGATCCTGGGCGTTACTTTTGGTTTGTGTGCAGTTCTGTGCATGCAGCAGGAGGAGTTTGCATTGCTGACGAGGTACAGGTTGGGTTTGGGCGTGTCGGCTCTCATATGTGGTCCTTTCAGGTAGATGGTAAGTCATCTCCGAGTACTGTTCTCCCTTAAACTTgcaccaccacctccacaccCCTTTCCTCCTCCCTCCAACTCACCCGTCTCAGGTGGAAAAAACCCAACTTGTAACATTTTTGACTAGAAATGTGTCCCTAAAATCAGTGTGTTTTACTGAATAGTGGCTGGAATACAAAGCTTATATACTCACTATATCATTTTGACACTtgttcctctgtgtgtgtgtgtgtgtgtgtgtgtgtgtgtgtgtgtgtgtgtgtgtgtgtgtgtgtgtgatgctgtAAATTGAAAAAGTCAAGGATATTTTGCACAGCATCAGTCCATATCTTTCAAGGAAATGAAGCATGTCTGAGCTGTTTATATATTGCATGAGGGTTTTATTCCTGCTACAAGACAAAATGTGAACTTATCTCTCAACCTGTAAAACATTTTAACCATGTTTTGGAAGGATATTAACGAAACCTTTCCCTATAATTGACACTGGTGCTGCCATGGAGGAGGTTAAATCTTCAATTCATCATTTACCCATGTTGCCCATGAACTGATAGTTGATTGTGTGGCTATATCAGGTACGTGTGTGTTTCAGGTGTGGTGCCAGACATCGTGACAGTGGGTAAACCCATGGGCAACGGGCATCCCATAGCAGCCGTCATCACCACCGCTGACATTGCCGCCAGCTTCCAGGCCTGTGGTGTCGAGTACTTCAACACGGTCAgtcaaatacagtggaacctcacttttaagaccccccaatttaagactccccctttttaagaccttgatctTTCAGTTGTGCTGTCCATAATTAACCTCTGTAATtttatctccattttaagacctgattgtctCACATTTTTGGAAGTCTTAAATGGGAGATTTCAATGTACTGCATAAGACATGTCATTGTATGTGCTTATACGTGTAACAACTATGGACATTTCTTTGGGGGTGAATTCAGTGTAGCCCTTTTAATTGCATGGTGCTGAcctgtttaaaggcacactcttgCTCTTGTTCGGCTCACTGACACTGGCCTGGCCAGGTTTTTACAcaggataagatcatccctctatTGGTCACAGATCAGACATGGTGAGCCAAACACAGAAAGGAGTGTCCCTCTAATGCTGTTGCTTTGTGCTTTTACTATCCATTCAAAAGTGCTGTCTGTTTATCTTGGGATTTGCtaacacagtggtacctgcgatgtgtggcccctcTGATGAATGGACACCTCCTTTAAAAGGACACCTCCTGGCATCCCTTTGTCTATtaatattatctctaccaaaatatgcctgtcatgaaaggccacctgcaatgtctggacacttttggctggtcccaagggtgtcctttcatcacaggtaccactgtgtaAGCAATTAGCATTGTGCTTGAGTACAGATCCTCGATGCCAAATATTGTACATATTATGTCATGGTATTGAAATGGAatcaagttttgtttaaaccaaaatggAATCAGACCTGAAGCTGTTATCTTGTATAGTGTTTTGCAtcaaattttcagatttgacaTCTTCTACTATTGTCAGTGATGGTGTTTCAGTACGGTGGCAACCCCGTGTCCTGTGCTATCAGCCTGGCTGTGCTGGACGTGATTGAAGAGGAGGGGTTGATGAAACACGCCCAAGACGTGGGGGGCTACCTCATAGATGAGATTTTGAAGATGAAGGCAAAACACCCCATTATTGGGGATGTCAGGTACGGCCACTTTCAACTTTGTGTTTTTACAGTCCTTCCCGGAGAAAAATGTTGACTTACCGTCTCATATCTGGGCAGGATTTTGTATGGGATAACACCATCCCGcttcttggacacatacacaaattcaACAGCCTCTGAGTGCTCTGTGTGCAGAGTTGGACTTCTTTATGAATACATTTTTTAATTGACACTAGCGGCTTTTTATGACATTAATTCATGCAAACATGTTTGCTCTGTGTGGGAAACAatcaggatgttgattgtttgtatgtgtctaagtggagggatgatcttatcccatttAAAAGTCTGGCCAGttatgagatggtgagccaaactggtttcatgggaaggactgtgcctttaagtgctACTGACAAATTACAGGGAcacttttcaacaacaaaaacgcatGCACCACTTGGCACCCTTCCTAAAATGTGGTATGAAGGTGAACCTGCAAAGGGAAAATTCCTTTTAAGAGTGAAAATCAAAACAGTCTTACATTGGTAAAAGCCTTTTTCAGGCTGCCGCTTGctttcagcctttttttttccttcctgTTGATATCTTGAATGTGAACTGTGTTTCAGGGGAAGAGGACTATTTGTTGGCATTGACCTTGTCAAGGATCGTGCCACCAGGGAACCACACACTCCGGCTGCTACATACACCATCACAAAGTAAGGGACTTTTTGGTCtaccttaacactttctaccccacctatgttgacgcagcaggtcactcagaattgtagtaactgtgtagcaacacgctggaatgcaggcgttagatcgacgttacaggaagcgactgaagtgactgtgtgtacggatatatccataccaggtcagatagagccatatgagtgggtacggatatatccgtagctgggagacaatgagttaattaTAAAGTGACATTGGGGTCTCAACCCAGTAGAAGTTCAGTGGAACccgccttttaagaccctttAAAAATCTGAGATAATAAGGTTTTAAAAATAAGGTTTTaagatggaggtaaatttacagaggtaaagaacagaaaatctgaaaagacAGTCTAACAAGTtttgtaaggcgaaattacaacatttagtcaatatgtcgaactcacagaatgacactGAACATACTGCATTTTTTCAACAGCTTCGTGAATCCCTGGGGCAAGGAAATAGCAGTGAATCTCAGTTTGCGATTTCTTTTCCACAATGTAAGACAAAGTTAACATGGTTTGTGCAGGATGAAGGTAGAGCACCGCGTTCTTCTGAGCCAAGACGGGCCGCACAGCAACATCATCAAGTTCAAGCCCCCGATGCCCTTCAGTCGCGACGATGTTGACTTTGTTGTGGGATATCTGGACGCCATCTTCTCTGACATAGAAAGCGGCGAGGCTGACCTGTCCTCCTCAGAGAAACCATCCAACTACATTCACCACGATATTCCAACAAATGGACACGCTGCAAAGGGGCAGGAGGATGAGGGCGAACCAACACTGAAGCGCGCCAAAGTGATTGTGGGTGGCGGCATTGACACCAGCAAACTTCCCGACGACCTCACTCACAAAGACCTGGTTGAGCTTAAAGCCCAGTCCCCCAAAGTTCACTAGCATTGTTTGTACTTTGTCAAATGTGCAGATGAATCTCAAGTGTGTACAGGTTACAGAGAGCACAGCAAATGCAATGTGTGGTAGAGAGTGTGAAAATTGGAGACAAACAGTGGCACCTGTCATGACCAGTGGCTCTGTTGCTGCGCTGTTGATCTGTTACACCAGTTTTCAAACCCAGCAACTTGCGAACAAACTAAGGGGGGTGACGTCCTCGCAGTTAGCTaacctattagggacatgaatgTGATGATATGCTAAAAGCCATCACCTTGTTTCTCTGttcttattttattattattattatatgaagtcttatatcgcgcgcgtatctccagactcggactcaaggcgcagggatctatttatgccgtgtgagatggaatttttttttacacaatgcatcacgcattcacatcgaccagcagatcgcagccatttcggcacatatcctacttttcacggcctattattccaagtcacacgggtattttggtggccatttttttatctatgcctatacaattttgccaggaaagaccctttttgtcaatcgtgggatctttaatgtgcacaccccaatgtagtgtacacgaagggacctcggtttttcgtctcatccgaaagactagcacttgaacccaccacctaggttagaaaaggggggagaaaattgctaaagccctgacccagggtcgaactcgcttccgagcgcaagtgcgttaccactcggccacccagtccatcagACACTGCTTACAAATCCAGGGGCAGACACTGCTTACAAATCTGATTTAATAAGGCGCTTTGTTCCGTATTTCATACCAAGCAGCGGAAGTAGGGTACAAAGTCTGTTAGTGTGTTACACCAGTTTTCAACCCAAGCATCTTGTTACAATGTTCTTCCATACCCAGGGCCAGAGCTAAATACAAATATCATATAGTAAGGTGCTTTGGTTCATTGCCAGAAGGAGAAGCtggaaacaaaaacttgcttgaCAAGATGTTTTGTTACGTCGCTTTGATTTATACCAAGCAGCAGAGTCTGGGTAAAAAATCCAGCACGAGAAAGAACTGGGTATAAGAACCAGTGTAACACATCGACATAAGAAATCATGATATGAACTcaggaaaagaagagaaagtCTGTAACCTTTAACCTGAagagaggttttttttctctgttttcttagaacaaaaaacaaacaactttCATGATGCTTTGTGTCAGTTAAAATCACAGTCCACAGTTTTGCTCGGACTTGAGGTGTCAAAAGCAAGTCAGTAACTGGTCATAACAGGTGTCACTTCAACCATGTATATGTGCGTATATTTTACCCCTATTAGCTTTTCACGTGCAATGTTAAATTCAAGTTAATCTTGTGACCTGCATTTATAGCCACTGCTGTTCTCTCATCTTTATGATTACATCAAGAATCAGTGTGGTAAAATCCAGTCTACATGTTTGCAggcttttttttctaatttcaTGCCTGAGGGGCAATTGATCTTTCACACAATGTGAAGTACAAGCACTGTACAACGTTTGTAAGACTCTGAACTTCATCAAATTGATGTTTCTCATAAGAGGAGCTCGCAGTTATTATTCGGGAGCTGACACATTCTGTCACTCTTGTCAAGCTCCAAGCATAAAAGGGGCAAAAAGGTGTCGGGAGAGATGAATATTGTATGCATCTGAACTGGGTAAGTTGAGCCAGGTAGGGGTTGTTCGTTAAGGTGCCTGGTGAACTCGATCTGTCCGTTTAATTTGATGTGCCACGTTTGCATGGCCGTTTCCACACTGCTGCCTTTTGATATCTTGATGATGATTTGTTTTACATTCATTATCACACTGCAGGGATATTGGTGggatttgttttcttcagaAAAATTGCAGAAATACAAATTTCAGCAATTTATTTAAGTTTATATGGCAGTCCTTGGTGtcatgtttttatcaacatgaATAAAAGTTTGGCCGTTCTGCCAAAATGACAGCAAAGTTATTTGTGATGTGAGAGAAGATTTTTTAGTTCTGCTGATGCCAAATGGCTTCCCTGCACACATAGCTCTGCGACCTTAAAAACAAGCTGACCAAAGTATTGCAAGCACATTTTTGAGGTAAAAGAACAGAGAGGGCTGAAACAAAGTACAGATTCGGTGTGTCTATTCACTTGGATTCTGGATGCATGGTGTTATTATGAGAAGTGGATGGTAGTGGTGGGGTTGTGTGAAACTGCaaggacggtgtgtgtgtgtgtgtctgtttgtatggtTCTCCATGAACAAAATCCGTAAAGAACCCAAAAATACGTCAGGTGGGGAAGAAGAGATGAGGAAATGTGTATTGACATCATGTTGGTAAAACAACAGGTTGAAGATCTTAACATTTTTACTTGCATGTGCATAAGATTTGTTTCCTACTTTAATGCATTTGTTTTATCTTATGTTTAACCCTCATTTGTTTTGACATACATCTCACGTGTTTACTTTGGTTGCAACTTATTGTTTAATGTTCACTGAATCAGTGACAAACTGGCTTATTTACTATACCTACAAACGGGTTCATTTTTAGTTACAAttcattgtcaaaaacagtACAATAAAAATATGTTCGCTATCCTCCTCAATATGCAACGTTGATTAATAACTACTGAACATCAAACTGTACAAGTAAAATATATTAAACAAACTTATGGCCAAAAATATGAAGGCCTCTGTAATATAACAACAGGTAACGTGAATTAACAGACGTGACGTGTTGTGTCAAGGGTTAAAACAGTGTATAGGTGACTTTAGACTGTATATATAATTGTATAGCTTGAAAAAACACACATGACTTTACAATTATCATCCACATTGTTAAGTATTCTCTTTGTTGCCAGGCTGCGGTGGAATGGTTACAAAGGCTACCTGTTTTTGACTTTGTCTCATACTTGTCTGCTTTAAGTGGCCGATAACGATTTCAAATCTGTGGGCTATCAGCCCGGCAACCACAGCAATGCTGCTTTTTAAAACGGTCTCTGCCTTAAGGTAAATAAATGCtatatttattttttgtgtgccaaaatatgacatttgaaaCAGATGTCGGCAGATCAACTTAATCCCTAGCGCGGCTCGAAAAACAATGAATCACTGTCagtgtctcgatctgtgtaaaatgcaATAAAATGATCCTTTTcaaagtatttgttgttttggTAACAAGTACAAATAACGTTAGATATTTCTTTTCCATTGTGTGAGGACCTTTGTTTCATCTAGTTTTAAGGCGCGTTTTCAAAACTTATCTTATACACAAAAGTATAGAACCCTTCACTGTACCTCAAACCTCAAttttaagaagaaaattaataGTGGACTCGTCGTTTCTACAACAGAGTTAATCCTTTGTAGACAATGTCATTTTAACCTCTCAATGTCGTTTTATTTTCTCTGCAAACAAgtcctttattttttttcatttgcacAGTGCATTTTAATGGTAATTTGTATTGCCATTTATGATATGGTATTCATGTGTACTTGTCTGCCTTTTTTAATGTCGCTTCAAGTCAGTATTTTTTATTCAGCATTTTGTGACGGAGTATGCTCATAGCGTTTTAGTTATGCTTCATTTGTATTTTCCAGAAGCAAGTATACCTGACCTGTTGAGAGTATTATTCTTTCCGACAAggagcttttgtttgtttggttttattgtttttatggTGGGGTTTTTCTGATAGTTATGGTTTAAAAAAATGCAAACATTTTATTTGCAAGAAATGGTATCAGTATCTAGTGCTAATTGAGTTGCTGCTTAATGAGAACAGGTGTGAGTATCACATTTTTATAAGGATTGTATTCTCAAGCGTCAGTCAGCACTGCATGCTATTTTTGTTTGCTGCAAAGTGCTTGTGCGCGTACCTGCCGCACCAAGAGCTTGGCATCTCAAAGTTATATGAGCACATACAGCATAACTCATTCATAAGTGTAGACAATGTACTAAGCAGATACTTGTCAATATTGTACGCTTTGAGTGAATGTCATTGCAAAAACATCATCAATTCCACTTCCAAATAAATAAGATACAGTGCACACATTGTGTCTGTCGCCAGTTGACACATTTGATTTTGAATTGCATACAGGAAGGGGCTCAGTGATATGCGAGTGGATGCAATGATAAAGACACATatataaaacaaatgtttacttGCAGAATGCAGATGAGCTCTTTGCCTTGAGTATGTAAAGATGAAAATGGTATATTTTTTAGTGATGCTTCAGACGATGTACATTTTATTCGAAGTATGCGTATCTCAATATGATGCCTCAGACGATGTAGATTTTATTGGAAGTATGCCTATCTCAATATCATTCATGTAATTGTCTGGACACAGAGATGATGCAGAAGCTGTGTTATGATATTCAACTACAGAAAAGCATTCTATcacattaaaaacaatttaaacaTTTCAATTGTTTCAGTGCaggtttgttctttgtttcacaCTTTAAGATGTTACAGTGGTACATGTACCCCCCTTTCAAAACTCCAAATTTAAGCTTTCCAATTAAGCTCTTGATTATTcagatttttttaataaaaaacgctcgcgctggacccgagtactcttcagacattcacacacacacacacacacacacactctctctccctcactccttctctctctccctctctctctctctctctctctcacacacacacacacacacacacacacacacacacacactaccacatctccattctaaaacacatcacgttccaaatcaaaagacgacattctattttcttacgtcactattcttggtttacggtaccattcggcggctttgctacgagtatggcatagtcttggtttgccgagaccttgcaccgttctatcagactgcctggctggctgttgcaccgcgaattcctcccaccgccaagtcgtttttttgtggtttatttcgcatttaggtcccaggtaacattatgaagttttaatacgatcaatcgggcctattatcaagttagtgtatcaacttttgaacgaactgcgcccagtagtttcccagcaataagctgttaagtcgagacacacacacagacacacaattaaagtctgctggacccttgtactagcgtactcggggataatgtctaactttacctccatttcaagactacATGTacctcctttttgagacctgattttctcagcttttgttaggtcttaaaatggaggtgttCTGCTGTACATGTATCAACAAATGCAAGGAGGTGGAGTGTTAAAGGTTGGAGCAGGTGGAAAAGTTTTTAATATTTTGAgctgataaacacacacacacacacacacacacacacacacacacactaaaatgcACAAAAAACATTGCCACAATGTAATCAACAGTTtataaatcacacacaaaaatatcctTTTTACATAATGTACACTGCTAAGTTTTCCCTTGCTTCAGATACATAAGTCTAAAATGCTGTcctgcactcacacacacacatccagttGTAGTCTTAAATGGTATCTGTCGGAAACACATGCTCCCGTCCACGTGTTTCACGcacatccctcgctagtgattggcccctccaatgtttggcagatgttttgcaagaaaaggtcactctcccacaacccatacaaaaatCATCTATTGCTCCGAAAGACCCCTGCTGCCCGCATTAAGGAACATGCTAGTCTCTGACAGGAGTCAAATATG
It encodes the following:
- the LOC138958481 gene encoding 5-phosphohydroxy-L-lysine phospho-lyase-like, with the translated sequence MTTLPKSRTLELRKQHIGQSCALFFKSDPLKIVQALGQYMYDDEGHKYLDCINNVCHVGHCHPKVVKAGADQMRKLNTNSRFLHDNLVMLAKRLSATMPAPLSVVYFTNNRSEANDLALRLALHHTKNTETLTLDRAYHGHVISLINISRYKLDGMVDNVHKQPDYVHVVPCPDTYRGKFRDCDYPGEDLGAKYAGEVDSVIKDVENKGKGVCCFIAESMQSCGGQVIYPEGYLQRVYNSVHAAGGVCIADEVQVGFGRVGSHMWSFQVDGVVPDIVTVGKPMGNGHPIAAVITTADIAASFQACGVEYFNTYGGNPVSCAISLAVLDVIEEEGLMKHAQDVGGYLIDEILKMKAKHPIIGDVRGRGLFVGIDLVKDRATREPHTPAATYTITKMKVEHRVLLSQDGPHSNIIKFKPPMPFSRDDVDFVVGYLDAIFSDIESGEADLSSSEKPSNYIHHDIPTNGHAAKGQEDEGEPTLKRAKVIVGGGIDTSKLPDDLTHKDLVELKAQSPKVH